CACCGCCGTGATGCCGCTGGCGAAGCACGTCATGGCGTGTCGAAAGACGTCGGAGGAAACTTGGTCGTTCATACGGATACCTCTTGAGTTCTGATGAAGCGCGCGACATGCACGGCAAGTCCGGGCCGCACACATCGCGCCGGATCGCCTTCAACCGCCAAATGACAGTGCGCCGAGTCCGAGATTGCCTCGTAGCGTTTGTGCCGTGTACTCGGTTCGGAATAGGCCGCGACGACGCAGTTCGGGAAGAATGAATTCGATGAAGTCGTCAAGACCGCCGGGAAGCGTCGCTGGACATAGATTGAAGCCGTCAGCGGCACCTTCGCGGAACCACGATTCCATATCGTCCACGATGTCCTGCGCCGTGCCGATCAACTGGCGGCCGCCCGATGCGCGAATCTTGTAGAGCTGGCGAATCGTGAGGTTGTCGCGCCGGGCCATCTCCAGCAATCCATTGCCGATGCTGCTGACGGGACCGGCGCTAGTGGCGGGTACCGGGCCATCGAGGTCGTAGCCGGAGAGGTCGCCGAGCACGCTGTAGAGAATCGACAAACCGCTTAGCGGGTCGATCAGCTCCTGCAACTGATCGAACTTGTCTTGCGCCTCCTGCCGTGTGCGGCCCACGTACGGCGTAAGCCCCGGCATGATCAGGAGTTGGTCCGGCGTGCGACCGTATTTTGCGAGACGGCCTTTCAAATCGTCGTAATATGCCTTGGCCGACTGAATGTCGAACGATGCGCTGTACACCACGTCGGCGTTTTTCGCGGCAATCTCTCGCCCGGCGTCAGCGGCGCCGGCCTGAACGATGATCGGGCGGCCCTGCGGCGTGCGTGCCGAATTCAGCGGACCGCGCACCTTGAAATGTTTGCCCTTGTGGTGCGGGACGTGCAACTTGCTCTCGTCGTAGAAGATGCCGCTGGCCTTGTCGCGGATAAAGGCGTCGTCTTCCCAGCTATCCCAGAGCTTCTTGACGACGTCCACGAATTCGTCGGCACGCTCGTATCGTTCCTCGTAGCCCAGGTGTTCGTCGCGGTTGAAGTTCCACGCTTCTTGCTGAGACCACGACGTGACTACGTTCCAGCCTGCGCGTCCGGCGCTGATGTGATCGATCGAGGCGTACTTTCGTGCGATATGGAACGGCTCGTTATAGGTCGTCGAAGCGGTCCCCACGAGGCCGATATGCTTTGTGCAGGCGCCGATCGCCGCGAGCAGCGTCAAAGGTTCGAGTTCGGCGTTTTTTGCATCGCGTGACGCCGATCCCGGGGGCGTATCGGAGGCCCGCACGCCAACACCGTCCGCAAAGAAGATCATGTCGAATTTCGCCGCTTCGGCCTTGCGCGCACTCTCAAGAAAGTAGTGAAAGTCGATTGCGCCGTCGGCAGGAACATCGGGATGCCGCCACGCCGCCATGTGATAGCCCAGATAGCGCATCGAGACACCCAGTCTCATCATTCCGTCGTTTGACATTTCGAATCCTGTTTAATCGAGTGTGATGGAGGGGGCGTGTCGCATGAGCGTCGCGGGCACCCCTCGCCGGACTTATGCGCGAGCGTTCGCGAGAAAGCGTTGGCTTCGCGCTGTGCCGCCGCCCCGGAAGATGTGGTCGGGCGAGCCTTGATCGACGATGCGGCCACCGTCCATGAATACGACGTGGTTCGAGACCTTTCGGGCGAATTCCATTTCATGGGTGACAACCACCATCGTGGTGCCGGTGCTGGCCAATTCCTTCATAACGTCGAGCACCTCCTGAACCAGTTCCGGGTCGAGGGCGCTGGTCGGTTCGTCGAACAACATGACCTCCGGCTCCATCGCCAGCGCCCGGGCGATAGCGACTCTCTG
This window of the Pandoraea sputorum genome carries:
- a CDS encoding LLM class flavin-dependent oxidoreductase — encoded protein: MSNDGMMRLGVSMRYLGYHMAAWRHPDVPADGAIDFHYFLESARKAEAAKFDMIFFADGVGVRASDTPPGSASRDAKNAELEPLTLLAAIGACTKHIGLVGTASTTYNEPFHIARKYASIDHISAGRAGWNVVTSWSQQEAWNFNRDEHLGYEERYERADEFVDVVKKLWDSWEDDAFIRDKASGIFYDESKLHVPHHKGKHFKVRGPLNSARTPQGRPIIVQAGAADAGREIAAKNADVVYSASFDIQSAKAYYDDLKGRLAKYGRTPDQLLIMPGLTPYVGRTRQEAQDKFDQLQELIDPLSGLSILYSVLGDLSGYDLDGPVPATSAGPVSSIGNGLLEMARRDNLTIRQLYKIRASGGRQLIGTAQDIVDDMESWFREGAADGFNLCPATLPGGLDDFIEFILPELRRRGLFRTEYTAQTLRGNLGLGALSFGG